The following are encoded in a window of Mustelus asterias chromosome 11, sMusAst1.hap1.1, whole genome shotgun sequence genomic DNA:
- the LOC144500283 gene encoding P43 5S RNA-binding protein-like yields MALTDYFLIWMELCSYNTCGKTFRKRRNFKIHCYEHVKEPAFECQKEGCEMKFKTPNERKMHERKHNGYPCSFKGCLFVVTTWTQLQKHLKTHLVSVEHSCTNCEKKFRSLSALRRHKRIHTVQDFERTCPMEDCELTFRAAFNLEHHIRKDHFKILEYKCNFPDCQKAFAMKESRLRHLMVHDPERKKLNINRECRQKLQQGQRSLVIEEKLTRLFSEKLFKSKSKIESDLSGLFNERKIIHPVTPEANLTRLFENQLFLPDK; encoded by the exons ATGGCTTTGACTGATTACTTCCTCATCTGGATGGAGTTG tgtTCTTATAACACGTGTGGAAAGACCTTCAGGAAGCGTCGCAATTTCAAGATCCATTGTTATGAGCATGTTAAAGAACCTGCTTTTGA GTGCCAGAAGGAGGGGTGTGAAATGAAGTTTAAGACACCAAATGAACGCAAAATGCATGAAAGAAAACACAATG GCTATCCTTGCAGTTTTAAAGGATGTTTGTTTGTAGTCACCACATGGACACAGCTACAGAAACATCTGAAAACTCATCTGG TTTCAGTTGAGCACAGCTGTACCAATTGTGAAAAGAAATTTAGAAGCTTGAGTGCCCTACGTAGACACAAACGGATCCATACGGTGCAGGACTTTGAACGGACCTGTCCAATGGAGGATTGTGAACTGACTTTCCGAGCTGCCTTTAACTTGGAGCATCACATCCGGAAAGATCATTTCAAGATTCTAGAATACAAATGCAACTTCCCGGACTGCCAAAAGGCATTTGCAATGAAA gaaaGTCGTCTCCGCCATCTTATGGTGCATGACCCTGAGAGGAAGAAACTCAAC ATCAATCGGGAATGTAGACAGAAGCTGCAGCAGGGCCAGAGATCCCTGGTTATCGAAGAGAAGCTGACCAGGCTCTTCAGTGAGAAACTCTTCAAATCGAAGAGCAAGATTGAGAGTGACCTCTCTGGTCTCTTCAACGAGCGCAAAATTATCCACCCTGTGACTCCTGAAGCCAATCTGACACGACTCTTTGAAAACCAGCTCTTTCTACCTGACAAATAG